The proteins below come from a single Oryzomicrobium terrae genomic window:
- a CDS encoding O-acetylhomoserine aminocarboxypropyltransferase encodes MAGIDGYSLDTLALHAGTPPDPATGARALPIHLSTSFVFRDADHAAALFDLERAGHVYSRISNPTVAAFEERIAALEGGIGSIATASGQAALFLALSTLMGAGGHVVASRALYGGSHNLLAYTLPRFGITTTFVDPRDPDAWRAAIRPETRAFLAETLGNPTLPVLDIPAVAAIAHEAGIPLVVDATLTPPTLLRPFDHGADIVVHSATKYLSGHGTVVGGVVVDSGRFDWEANAERFPLLTAPYDGFHGMDFAEESPVAAFLLRARREGLRDFGACLSPMNAFQILQGMETLGIRMERHCANARTVANFLAESPVVESVSYPELASHRDHALAQKLLPKGCGGVLTFDVKGGREAGKRMIESLRLFSHLANVGDAKSLVIHPATTTHFRMDDASLAQVGIGPGTIRLSVGLEDSADLIEDLSRGLAAVAKLLKG; translated from the coding sequence ATGGCCGGAATCGACGGCTATTCGCTGGATACGCTCGCCCTGCACGCGGGCACCCCGCCCGACCCCGCCACCGGCGCCCGGGCCCTGCCGATCCACCTCTCGACCTCCTTCGTCTTCCGCGACGCCGACCACGCCGCCGCCCTGTTCGACCTGGAACGGGCCGGCCACGTCTATTCGCGCATTTCCAACCCCACCGTGGCGGCCTTCGAGGAGCGCATCGCCGCCCTGGAAGGGGGGATCGGTTCGATTGCCACCGCCAGCGGCCAGGCCGCCCTGTTCCTCGCCCTCTCCACCCTGATGGGGGCCGGCGGCCATGTGGTCGCCTCCCGGGCCCTGTACGGCGGCTCCCATAACCTGCTCGCCTACACCCTGCCCCGCTTCGGCATCACCACCACCTTCGTCGATCCCCGGGACCCGGACGCCTGGCGTGCCGCCATCCGCCCCGAGACCCGCGCCTTCCTGGCCGAGACCCTGGGCAATCCGACCCTGCCGGTGCTGGACATCCCGGCGGTAGCCGCCATCGCCCACGAGGCCGGCATCCCCCTGGTGGTGGACGCCACCCTGACCCCGCCAACCCTGCTGCGCCCCTTCGACCACGGCGCCGACATCGTCGTGCACTCCGCCACCAAGTACCTGTCCGGCCACGGCACCGTGGTGGGCGGCGTGGTGGTGGACAGCGGCCGCTTCGACTGGGAGGCCAATGCCGAGCGCTTCCCCCTGCTCACCGCGCCCTACGACGGTTTCCACGGCATGGACTTCGCCGAGGAGTCGCCGGTGGCCGCCTTTCTGCTGCGTGCCCGGCGCGAGGGCCTGCGCGACTTCGGCGCCTGCCTGTCGCCGATGAACGCCTTCCAGATCCTGCAAGGCATGGAAACCCTGGGCATCCGCATGGAGCGCCACTGCGCCAACGCCCGCACGGTGGCCAACTTCCTGGCCGAGAGCCCCGTGGTGGAGTCGGTGTCCTACCCGGAACTGGCCAGCCACCGGGACCACGCCCTGGCGCAGAAGCTGCTGCCCAAGGGCTGCGGCGGGGTGCTGACCTTCGACGTCAAGGGCGGCCGTGAGGCGGGCAAGCGGATGATCGAATCCCTGCGCCTGTTCTCCCACCTGGCCAACGTGGGCGACGCCAAGTCCCTGGTGATCCACCCGGCCACCACCACCCACTTCCGCATGGACGACGCCAGCCTGGCCCAGGTCGGTATCGGTCCGGGCACCATCCGCCTGTCGGTGGGCCTGGAAGACTCGGCCGACCTGATCGAGGACCTCTCCCGCGGCCTGGCCGCCGTCGCCAAGCTGCTCAAGGGCTGA
- a CDS encoding DUF47 domain-containing protein, with amino-acid sequence MFGRFMPQEGKFFDLFNAHAELVVQGGQALVGLMTQLGKSDEESRAYAEAVDTAETRADKVTHETVSLLHKTFITPLDRDEIHQLIIRMDDILDLIQDAAQTLTLYDIRRGTPEAKQLAEICLSCCERVRHAVSLLPTLDQGQAILKTCQEIDRLESDADRVMRGAISRLFRDEPDVRQLIKLKAIYEILETVTDRCEDVANIIEGIVLENS; translated from the coding sequence ATGTTCGGTCGCTTCATGCCCCAAGAGGGCAAATTTTTTGACCTGTTCAACGCCCATGCCGAGTTGGTCGTGCAGGGGGGGCAGGCGTTGGTCGGGCTGATGACCCAGCTCGGCAAGTCCGATGAGGAGTCCCGGGCCTACGCTGAAGCCGTGGATACCGCCGAAACCCGGGCCGACAAGGTCACCCACGAAACGGTTTCGCTGTTGCACAAGACCTTCATCACGCCCCTGGATCGGGACGAGATCCACCAGTTGATCATCCGCATGGACGACATCCTGGATCTGATCCAGGACGCGGCCCAGACCCTGACCCTGTACGACATCCGCCGCGGTACGCCGGAAGCCAAGCAGCTGGCCGAGATCTGCCTGTCCTGTTGCGAGCGTGTGCGTCACGCGGTGTCGTTGCTGCCGACCCTGGACCAGGGCCAGGCCATCCTCAAGACCTGCCAGGAAATCGACCGGCTCGAATCCGATGCCGACCGGGTCATGCGCGGCGCCATTTCCCGCCTGTTCCGCGACGAGCCGGATGTGCGCCAGCTGATCAAGCTGAAGGCCATCTACGAAATCCTCGAGACCGTTACCGACCGCTGCGAGGATGTGGCCAACATCATCGAAGGCATCGTCCTCGAAAACTCCTGA
- a CDS encoding alpha/beta fold hydrolase yields the protein MELTVNHHPVFVYTGGVAFDPARPAVVFIHGAAHDHSVWALQTRYLAHHGHAVLAPDLPGHGRSGGAPLASVEALADWVIALLDAAGLDKAVLVGHSMGAMTVLEAAARHPARVSKIALLGAAFPMGVSEALLAAAQDDPETAYKMVNLWSHAPATHVGGNPTPGVWQTGLNLAIMRRSKPGVLHRDLLNCQAYLGGLEAAAKVACPALLVCADRDLMTPPRAVQGLRDAIAGVKVASIAGAGHAMMAERPDAVLDALRDFV from the coding sequence ATGGAACTGACCGTCAACCACCATCCCGTCTTCGTCTATACCGGCGGCGTCGCTTTCGACCCCGCCCGCCCCGCCGTGGTGTTCATCCACGGCGCCGCCCACGACCATAGCGTGTGGGCGCTGCAAACCCGCTACCTGGCCCACCACGGCCATGCCGTGCTGGCTCCCGACCTGCCGGGCCATGGCCGCTCCGGCGGCGCTCCCCTGGCCTCGGTGGAAGCCCTGGCCGACTGGGTGATCGCCCTGCTCGACGCTGCCGGGCTGGACAAGGCCGTGCTGGTGGGGCACTCCATGGGCGCCATGACCGTCCTCGAAGCCGCCGCCCGCCACCCGGCCCGGGTGAGCAAGATCGCCCTGCTCGGCGCGGCCTTTCCCATGGGCGTGTCCGAGGCCCTGCTCGCCGCCGCCCAGGACGATCCGGAAACGGCCTACAAAATGGTCAACCTGTGGTCCCACGCCCCCGCCACCCACGTCGGCGGCAACCCCACCCCCGGGGTGTGGCAGACCGGCCTCAACCTGGCGATCATGCGCCGCTCCAAGCCCGGCGTGCTGCACCGGGACCTGCTCAACTGCCAGGCCTACCTGGGTGGGCTGGAAGCCGCCGCCAAGGTGGCCTGTCCGGCCCTGCTGGTGTGCGCCGACCGGGACCTGATGACCCCGCCCCGGGCTGTCCAGGGCCTGCGTGACGCCATTGCCGGCGTGAAAGTGGCGTCCATCGCCGGGGCCGGCCACGCCATGATGGCCGAACGTCCCGACGCCGTGCTCGACGCCCTGCGGGATTTCGTCTGA
- a CDS encoding ABC transporter ATP-binding protein has protein sequence MASTSSLSAATELPDAAEPHGAVIEAIALSKTVTTAEGAPLPILHEISFAVRPGETVAVVGASGSGKSTLLGLLAGLDTPSSGQVRLAGTDLAPLSEDRRAILRGQHLGFVFQSFQLLPALSALENVMLPLELAGRRDAAAVARSWLARVGLEHRLSHTPKHLSGGEQQRVAIARAFATSPRLVLADEPTGNLDAATGEKIIELMFALNADEGTTLILVTHDEHLAARCSRVLKLNAGRLEG, from the coding sequence ATGGCTTCTACCAGTTCCCTGTCGGCGGCGACCGAGTTGCCCGACGCGGCCGAACCCCACGGCGCGGTGATCGAAGCGATCGCCCTGTCGAAGACCGTGACCACCGCCGAAGGCGCGCCGCTGCCCATTCTGCACGAGATCAGCTTTGCCGTGAGGCCGGGGGAAACGGTGGCGGTGGTGGGAGCGAGCGGCTCGGGCAAGTCCACCCTGCTCGGCCTGCTGGCCGGCCTGGACACCCCGAGCAGCGGCCAGGTGCGCCTGGCCGGCACCGACCTGGCGCCTTTGTCCGAGGACCGCCGGGCGATCCTGCGTGGCCAGCACCTAGGCTTCGTCTTCCAGTCGTTCCAGTTGCTGCCCGCCCTGTCGGCCCTGGAGAACGTGATGCTGCCCCTGGAGCTGGCCGGACGGCGCGACGCCGCGGCGGTGGCGCGCAGCTGGCTGGCCCGGGTCGGGCTGGAGCACCGGCTTTCCCACACCCCCAAGCATTTGTCCGGCGGCGAGCAGCAGCGCGTCGCCATTGCCCGGGCCTTTGCCACTTCGCCCCGGCTGGTGTTGGCCGACGAGCCCACCGGCAACCTGGACGCGGCCACCGGCGAGAAGATCATCGAATTGATGTTCGCCCTCAACGCCGACGAGGGCACCACCCTGATCCTGGTGACCCACGACGAGCACCTGGCGGCCCGCTGCTCCCGGGTGCTGAAGCTCAACGCCGGGCGGCTGGAGGGCTGA
- the selD gene encoding selenide, water dikinase SelD: MMEVKLTQFSHGGGCGCKIAPAVLQKILATMPPGVIPPDLLVGTESSDDAAVYRLNDSQALVATTDFFTPIVDDPYDFGRIAATNALSDVYAMGGTPVLALALVGMPLDKLPLEVIGRILEGGASICREAGIPVAGGHSIDVLEPIYGLVGLGVVHPERVKRNDRAQVGDVLILGKPLGVGILSAALKKGKLTPEGYQTMVRWTTTLNKVGATLAGLDAVHAMTDVTGFGLAGHLLEICRGSQLDARVRFADLPLIDEAVAHVKDGIATGASTRNWAGYGDQVELAPGMDANGWEQKLVTDPQTSGGLLVACAPDQADAVLATFRAAGFAEAAAIGELAPVAGETPRLRLV, translated from the coding sequence ATCATGGAAGTAAAACTGACGCAATTTTCCCACGGCGGCGGCTGCGGCTGCAAAATCGCCCCCGCCGTCCTGCAAAAAATCCTCGCCACCATGCCCCCCGGGGTGATTCCCCCGGACCTGCTGGTGGGCACCGAATCGAGCGACGACGCGGCGGTGTACCGGCTCAACGACAGCCAGGCCCTGGTGGCCACCACCGACTTCTTCACGCCGATCGTCGACGATCCCTACGACTTCGGCCGCATCGCCGCCACCAACGCCCTGTCCGACGTCTACGCCATGGGCGGCACCCCGGTGCTGGCCCTGGCCCTGGTCGGCATGCCCCTCGACAAGCTGCCCCTGGAGGTGATCGGGCGCATCCTCGAAGGCGGCGCCAGCATCTGCCGCGAGGCCGGCATTCCCGTGGCCGGCGGCCATTCCATCGACGTGCTCGAACCCATCTACGGTCTGGTCGGCCTGGGCGTGGTCCATCCCGAGCGGGTCAAGCGCAACGACCGGGCGCAAGTCGGCGACGTGCTGATCCTGGGCAAGCCCCTGGGCGTGGGCATCCTCTCCGCCGCCCTGAAGAAGGGCAAGCTGACCCCCGAGGGCTACCAGACCATGGTGCGCTGGACCACCACCCTCAACAAGGTGGGCGCCACCCTGGCCGGGCTGGACGCGGTCCATGCCATGACCGACGTCACCGGCTTCGGCCTGGCCGGCCACCTGCTGGAAATCTGCCGCGGCTCGCAGCTGGACGCCCGGGTGCGCTTCGCCGACCTGCCCCTGATCGACGAGGCGGTGGCCCATGTGAAAGACGGCATCGCCACCGGCGCCTCCACCCGCAACTGGGCCGGCTACGGCGACCAGGTGGAACTGGCCCCGGGCATGGACGCCAACGGCTGGGAGCAGAAGCTGGTGACCGATCCCCAGACCTCCGGCGGCCTCCTGGTGGCCTGCGCACCGGACCAGGCGGACGCGGTGCTGGCCACCTTCCGCGCCGCCGGCTTCGCCGAGGCCGCCGCCATCGGCGAACTGGCCCCGGTAGCCGGCGAAACGCCGCGGCTGCGGCTTGTTTAA
- a CDS encoding arylesterase codes for MFGDSLSAGYGIRQDAAWPSLLAERLKTKAPAYTVLNASISGETTAGGVSRLPPLLEKHKPAVVVIELGANDGLRGLPVGEMKKNLVTMTRAAKAAGAKVLLVRIELPPNYGAYARTVGDAFNEVAKAEKLPVPPFLLDQVASDRRLFQADGLHPVAEAQGRLLDNVWPALAPLLK; via the coding sequence GTGTTCGGCGATTCCCTGTCCGCCGGCTACGGCATCCGCCAGGACGCGGCCTGGCCCTCCCTGCTGGCCGAACGGTTGAAAACCAAGGCCCCGGCCTACACCGTGCTCAACGCCAGCATTTCCGGGGAGACCACGGCCGGGGGCGTGTCGCGCCTGCCGCCCCTGCTGGAAAAGCACAAACCGGCGGTGGTGGTGATCGAGCTGGGCGCCAACGACGGCCTGCGCGGCCTGCCGGTGGGCGAGATGAAGAAGAATCTGGTGACCATGACCCGGGCGGCCAAGGCCGCCGGCGCCAAGGTGCTGCTGGTGCGCATCGAACTGCCGCCCAACTACGGGGCCTACGCCCGCACCGTGGGGGATGCCTTCAACGAGGTGGCCAAGGCGGAAAAATTGCCGGTGCCGCCCTTCCTGCTCGACCAGGTGGCGAGCGACCGCCGCCTGTTCCAGGCCGACGGCCTGCACCCGGTTGCCGAGGCCCAGGGCCGGCTGCTCGACAACGTCTGGCCGGCGCTGGCCCCCCTGCTCAAATAA
- a CDS encoding inorganic phosphate transporter: MDTLTISLGVVIVLVALALAFDFMNGFHDAANAIATVVSTGVLKPHQAVAWAAMFNFIAVAVFHLNVATTIGKGTIDPAIVDHIVVFGALIGAIAWNIITWYYGIPSSSSHALIGGLVGAGLAKAGPDALIAGGILKTVAFIFVSPLLGFLLGTLLMVIVAWLFRRSTPRRVDRWFRRLQLISAGLYSLGHGGNDAQKTIGIIWMLLIAAGMTAKADPIPTWVVIACYVSISLGTLFGGWRIVKTMGQRITKLKPVGGFCAETGGAITLFLATMLGIPVSTTHTITGAIVGVGSARKVSAVRWGVAGGIVWAWILTIPASALVAAFAWWIGSLVL, encoded by the coding sequence ATGGATACCCTGACCATCAGCCTGGGGGTCGTGATCGTGCTGGTGGCTCTGGCGCTGGCCTTCGACTTCATGAACGGGTTTCATGATGCGGCCAACGCCATTGCCACCGTCGTCTCCACCGGCGTACTCAAACCCCACCAGGCCGTCGCCTGGGCCGCGATGTTCAACTTCATCGCCGTGGCGGTTTTCCACCTCAATGTAGCCACCACCATCGGCAAGGGCACCATCGATCCGGCCATCGTCGACCACATCGTGGTCTTCGGCGCCCTGATCGGGGCCATCGCCTGGAACATCATCACCTGGTACTACGGCATCCCCTCGTCCTCGTCCCACGCCCTCATCGGTGGGCTGGTTGGGGCCGGCCTGGCCAAGGCCGGGCCCGATGCCCTGATCGCCGGCGGCATCCTCAAGACCGTGGCCTTCATCTTCGTTTCGCCCCTGCTCGGCTTCCTGCTCGGAACCTTGCTGATGGTGATCGTCGCCTGGCTGTTCCGCCGTTCCACGCCGCGCAGGGTCGACCGCTGGTTCCGTCGTCTGCAGCTGATTTCCGCCGGCCTCTACAGTTTGGGCCACGGCGGCAACGATGCGCAGAAGACCATCGGCATCATCTGGATGCTGCTCATCGCTGCCGGCATGACCGCCAAGGCGGACCCGATCCCGACGTGGGTGGTGATCGCCTGTTACGTCTCGATCAGCCTCGGCACCCTGTTCGGTGGCTGGCGTATCGTCAAGACCATGGGCCAGCGCATCACCAAGCTCAAGCCGGTGGGCGGCTTCTGCGCCGAGACCGGCGGGGCCATCACCCTGTTCCTGGCCACCATGCTGGGCATCCCCGTCTCCACCACCCACACCATCACCGGCGCCATCGTCGGGGTGGGCTCGGCGCGCAAGGTGTCGGCGGTGCGCTGGGGCGTGGCCGGCGGCATCGTCTGGGCCTGGATCCTGACCATTCCTGCCAGCGCCCTGGTGGCGGCCTTTGCCTGGTGGATCGGCAGCCTGGTGCTCTGA
- a CDS encoding DUF3124 domain-containing protein, with protein MTRPPSSPLRRRFALGTAIALLLGGSLAQAQEAPALSRGQTLYLPVYSHLWHGNRDKQGRPEIVYLSALVSIRNTDPTRPLRVTQARYYDTAGKSLRDFVSQPQTVPPLGTLELFIERREAEGGSGANFLIRWQADAAINPPLVEAVHTDLYGNRAISFNTQARQISE; from the coding sequence ATGACCCGACCGCCTTCCTCCCCGCTTCGGCGCCGCTTCGCCCTCGGAACCGCCATCGCGCTGCTGCTCGGCGGTTCCCTGGCCCAAGCCCAGGAAGCCCCCGCCCTGTCCCGGGGCCAGACCCTCTACCTGCCGGTGTATTCGCACCTGTGGCACGGCAACCGGGACAAGCAGGGGCGGCCGGAAATCGTTTACCTGTCGGCCCTGGTCAGCATTCGCAACACGGACCCGACCCGTCCCCTGCGCGTCACCCAGGCCCGTTACTACGACACCGCCGGCAAGTCCCTGCGCGACTTCGTCAGTCAGCCCCAGACCGTGCCGCCCCTGGGCACCCTGGAACTGTTCATCGAGCGGCGCGAGGCCGAGGGGGGGTCCGGCGCCAACTTCCTGATCCGCTGGCAGGCCGACGCCGCGATCAACCCGCCCCTGGTGGAGGCAGTCCATACCGACCTCTACGGCAATCGGGCGATCTCATTCAACACCCAGGCCCGGCAAATCAGCGAATAA
- a CDS encoding acetate/propionate family kinase: protein MSLPPYYPDNEKPCVLTLNAGSSSIKFSLFELDATAPALVGQIDGIGAKPHIKAKDGAGNKLDDVDLDITGSQERQHHQALLYLVKWLRSHGEGWKAKGVGHRVVHGGEKYAAPVLLTPDIRRELASFVSLAPLHQPHNLDGIDAIGEILPDVPQIACFDTAFHRSQPVLAQTFALPRALTDEGVKRYGFHGLSYEFIARSLPAHTDRADGRVAVAHLGNGSSMAAMVGRKSVASTMGFTAVDGLMMGTRTGNLDPGVVLYLLDEKKMDAAAITKLLYKQSGLLGVSGISQDMRELLASDHPHAKEAVDLFCYRISRELGSLAAAAGGLDVLVFTAGIGEHAAPVREQVCAQAGWLGIKLDREANNAPSKLPRCISAPDSAVEVLVLPTDEEWMIAHHTQRLLGL, encoded by the coding sequence GTGAGCCTGCCCCCGTACTACCCCGACAACGAGAAGCCCTGCGTCCTGACCCTCAACGCCGGCTCCTCGTCGATCAAGTTCTCCCTGTTCGAGCTCGATGCCACCGCCCCGGCCCTGGTGGGCCAGATCGACGGCATCGGCGCCAAGCCCCACATCAAGGCCAAGGACGGTGCCGGCAACAAGCTCGACGACGTAGACCTGGACATCACCGGCTCCCAGGAGCGCCAGCACCACCAGGCCCTGCTCTACCTGGTGAAGTGGCTGCGCAGCCACGGCGAGGGCTGGAAGGCCAAGGGCGTCGGCCACCGGGTGGTGCACGGCGGCGAGAAGTACGCCGCCCCGGTGCTGCTCACCCCGGACATCCGCCGCGAACTGGCCTCCTTCGTCTCCCTGGCCCCCCTGCACCAGCCCCACAACCTGGACGGCATCGACGCCATCGGCGAGATCCTGCCGGACGTTCCCCAGATCGCCTGCTTCGACACCGCCTTCCATCGCAGCCAGCCCGTCCTGGCCCAGACCTTCGCCCTGCCCCGGGCGCTGACCGACGAAGGGGTCAAGCGCTACGGCTTCCACGGCCTCTCCTACGAGTTCATCGCCCGCAGCCTGCCCGCCCACACCGACCGGGCCGACGGCCGGGTGGCGGTGGCCCACCTGGGCAACGGCTCCAGCATGGCCGCCATGGTCGGACGCAAGAGCGTCGCCTCGACCATGGGCTTCACCGCGGTGGACGGCCTGATGATGGGCACCCGCACCGGCAATCTTGACCCGGGCGTGGTGCTCTACCTGCTCGACGAAAAGAAGATGGACGCCGCCGCCATCACCAAGCTGCTCTACAAGCAGTCCGGCCTGCTCGGCGTCTCGGGCATCTCCCAGGACATGCGCGAGCTGCTGGCCTCGGACCACCCCCACGCCAAGGAGGCGGTGGACCTGTTCTGCTACCGCATCTCCCGGGAGCTCGGCTCCCTGGCGGCGGCAGCCGGTGGCCTGGACGTACTGGTGTTCACCGCCGGCATCGGCGAGCACGCCGCCCCGGTGCGCGAGCAGGTCTGCGCCCAGGCCGGCTGGCTGGGCATCAAGCTCGATCGGGAGGCCAACAACGCCCCCTCCAAGCTGCCGCGCTGCATCAGCGCGCCGGACAGCGCGGTGGAGGTGCTGGTGCTGCCCACCGACGAGGAATGGATGATCGCCCACCACACCCAGCGCCTGCTCGGGCTGTAA
- the fabI gene encoding enoyl-ACP reductase FabI: MFNLNGKKGLVVGVANDKSIAYGCAKAFKSCGAELALTFLNAKAEPHVRPLAESLGASHFLPLDVEQPEQMEAVFATLEKSWGKLDFLVHSIAFAPQNDLHGRVVDSSRDGFLRAMDISAHSFVRMAKLAEPLMKDGGCLLTMSYLGADEVVENYGIMGPVKAALQSATRYMASELGPKGIRVHAISPGPLLTRAASGIANFDHLMQDAIERSPLHRLVSIDDVGALAAYLVSDVATTLTGGTIYIDGGYNIVGG; the protein is encoded by the coding sequence ATGTTTAACCTGAACGGTAAAAAAGGCCTCGTGGTTGGCGTCGCCAACGATAAAAGCATCGCCTACGGCTGTGCCAAGGCCTTCAAGAGCTGCGGAGCGGAACTGGCCCTGACCTTTCTAAACGCCAAGGCCGAGCCTCATGTTCGCCCCCTGGCGGAATCCCTGGGCGCCAGCCATTTCCTGCCCCTGGACGTGGAGCAACCGGAACAGATGGAGGCAGTTTTCGCCACCTTGGAAAAATCCTGGGGAAAACTCGACTTTCTCGTCCACTCCATCGCCTTTGCCCCGCAGAACGATCTGCACGGCCGGGTGGTCGATTCCAGCCGCGACGGTTTCCTGCGCGCCATGGACATTTCCGCCCACTCCTTCGTGCGCATGGCCAAGCTGGCCGAGCCCTTGATGAAGGACGGCGGCTGCCTGCTGACCATGAGCTACCTGGGCGCCGACGAAGTGGTGGAAAACTACGGCATCATGGGTCCGGTCAAGGCCGCCCTGCAGTCCGCCACCCGCTACATGGCATCCGAACTGGGCCCCAAGGGCATCCGCGTGCACGCCATCTCCCCGGGGCCGCTGCTGACCCGGGCCGCTTCCGGCATCGCCAACTTCGACCACTTGATGCAGGACGCCATCGAGCGCTCGCCCCTGCACCGCCTGGTATCGATCGACGACGTGGGCGCCCTGGCGGCCTACCTGGTCAGCGACGTGGCCACCACCCTGACCGGCGGCACCATTTATATTGACGGCGGCTACAACATCGTCGGCGGCTGA
- a CDS encoding bifunctional enoyl-CoA hydratase/phosphate acetyltransferase yields MQSPNHDDFIENRTYDEIKVGDSSHLVRTLRPEDIQLFAVMSGDVNPSVVDPEFAASGLFREVVAHGMWSGALISTVLGTQFPGPGTIYIDQTLHFSRPVTIGDTITITITAQQKFDHNKHILFDCVCVNQEGLQVVRGTAEVLAPTEKIRRPRMHMPQITIADKEARYQALIARARGSKPVDVAVAHPCDAESLKGPIQAAREGLIDPILVGPEAKIRQLAEELGLDISPYRIVNTRHSHESAALAVTLVRNGDAEALMKGSLHTDELMGEVVARTTGLRTERRISHVFYMDVPTYHKPIMITDAAINIAPTLEDKVHITQNAIDLAHVLGIEQPKVAIMSAVETVNPKIQSTLEAAALCKMADRGQIKGGLLDGPLAFDNAVSIVAAKTKGIKSAVAGDADILMMPDLESGNMVAKQLEYLANALSAGIVLGARVPIVLTSRADTAETRTASCAIMALMAQAARKKEDAA; encoded by the coding sequence ATGCAAAGCCCGAACCACGACGACTTCATCGAGAACCGCACCTATGACGAGATCAAGGTGGGAGATTCCTCCCACCTGGTGCGGACCCTGCGTCCCGAGGACATCCAGCTGTTCGCCGTGATGTCCGGCGACGTCAATCCCTCGGTGGTGGATCCGGAATTCGCCGCCAGCGGCCTGTTCCGCGAAGTGGTGGCCCACGGCATGTGGTCGGGAGCGCTCATTTCCACCGTGCTCGGCACCCAGTTCCCCGGCCCGGGCACCATCTACATCGACCAGACCCTGCACTTCTCGCGGCCGGTGACCATTGGCGACACCATCACCATCACCATCACCGCCCAGCAGAAGTTCGATCACAACAAGCACATCCTGTTCGACTGCGTCTGCGTCAACCAGGAAGGCCTGCAGGTGGTGCGCGGCACCGCCGAGGTGCTGGCCCCCACCGAGAAGATTCGCCGGCCGCGCATGCACATGCCGCAGATCACCATCGCCGACAAGGAAGCCCGCTACCAGGCTCTGATCGCCCGGGCCCGGGGCAGCAAGCCGGTGGACGTGGCAGTGGCCCACCCCTGCGACGCCGAATCCCTGAAGGGCCCGATCCAGGCCGCCCGGGAAGGGCTGATCGACCCGATCCTGGTCGGCCCCGAAGCCAAGATCCGCCAGCTGGCCGAAGAGCTGGGCCTGGACATCTCCCCCTACCGCATCGTCAACACCCGCCACAGCCACGAATCCGCCGCCCTGGCGGTGACCCTGGTGCGCAACGGCGATGCCGAGGCGCTGATGAAGGGCAGCCTGCACACGGACGAGCTGATGGGCGAGGTGGTGGCGCGCACCACCGGGCTGCGCACCGAGCGGCGCATCTCCCATGTCTTCTACATGGACGTGCCGACCTACCACAAGCCGATCATGATCACCGACGCGGCGATCAACATCGCCCCGACTCTGGAAGACAAGGTCCACATCACCCAGAACGCCATCGACCTGGCCCACGTGCTCGGCATCGAGCAGCCCAAGGTGGCGATCATGTCGGCGGTGGAGACGGTCAATCCCAAGATCCAGTCCACCCTGGAGGCCGCCGCCCTGTGCAAGATGGCCGACCGGGGCCAGATCAAGGGGGGCCTGCTCGACGGCCCCCTGGCCTTCGACAACGCCGTGTCGATCGTCGCCGCCAAGACCAAGGGCATCAAGTCCGCGGTGGCTGGCGACGCCGACATCCTGATGATGCCCGACCTGGAGTCCGGCAACATGGTGGCCAAGCAGCTCGAATACCTGGCCAACGCCCTGTCCGCCGGCATCGTGCTGGGCGCCCGGGTGCCCATCGTGCTCACCTCCCGGGCCGACACCGCCGAGACCCGCACCGCCTCCTGCGCCATCATGGCCCTGATGGCCCAGGCCGCCCGCAAGAAGGAGGACGCCGCGTGA